The following coding sequences lie in one Zingiber officinale cultivar Zhangliang chromosome 2B, Zo_v1.1, whole genome shotgun sequence genomic window:
- the LOC122045515 gene encoding uncharacterized protein LOC122045515, with the protein MYKVKRPLEQMFASEDWVSSPLSQTTQGKVVKKIVINDPNFWPHVAFCVKSVVPLVSVLREVDSEERSAMGYIYELMDKAKETIKFNCGGVDRKYKPIWKKIDSRWTPQLHHPLHAAGYYLNPQLRYEERFSYCDEVRDGLYTCMDRMLSSDDRLKADIQLDLYNKAEGEFGTPIAKRTRMLRTPVSWWERFGSKTPELTTFAIRVLGLTCSASGCERNWSTFESIHTKKRNRLEHAKLNALVFVKYNFKLRERSIRRRDKIDPIVVDEINSDDEWITEKEGPVLPVTTKWLEDDELFESDPIVSVSSATFESLFDSDKRVEDVEDIVEVPPTNSKKRVAENSSGSKDKQARLSLVDVEDNHLDAENYGVIPTFDSGNFPTIDTIDDDSDIELDDTDYF; encoded by the exons ATGTATAAGGTTAAAAGGCCACTTGAACAAATGTTTGCTTCCGAAGATTGGGTTAGTTCACCACTATCTCAAACAACTCAGGGGAAGGTTGTGAAGAAAATTGTTATTAACGATCCCAACTTTTGGCCACATGTTGCATTTTGTGTTAAGAGTGTTGTTCCTCTTGTAAGTGTGTTAAGGGAAGTTGATTCGGAGGAGAGATCGGCCATGGGATATATTTATGAACTTATGGATAAGGCAAAAGAgacaataaaatttaattgtggGGGAGTTGACAGAAAATACAaacccatttggaaaaaaattGATTCACGATGGACTCCACAACTTCATCATCCTCTACACGCGGCCGGGTACTATTTGAATCCGCAATTGCGTTATGAAGAAAGATTTTCTTATTGTGATGAAGTTAGAGATGGATTGTATACTTGCATGGATAGGATGTTGTCTTCTGATGATCGTCTTAAAGCAGACATCCAATTGGACTTATATAATAAAGCTGAAGGAGAATTTGGAACTCCAATAGCAAAACGAACAAGAATGTTGCGAACTCCGG TCTCGTGGTGGGAACGTTTTGGAAGTAAGACACCCGAGCTTACTACATTTGCAATTCGAGTGCTTGGTCTCACTTGTAGTGCTTCgggatgtgaaagaaattggagcacTTTTGAATCG ATTCATACAAAAAAGAGAAATAGGCTTGAACATGCAAAGTTGAATGCGTTGGTGTTTGTGAAATATAACTTCAAGCTTAGGGAGAGAAGTATTAGGAGGAGAGACAAGATTGATCCCATTGTAGTTGATGAAATTAATTCAGATGATGAATGGATAACTGAGAAAGAAGGTCCAGTTCTCCCCGTAACTACTAAATGGCTTGAAGATGATGAATTATTTGAAAGTGATCCTATTGTGAGTGTGTCATCTGCTACTTTTGAAAGTCTTTTCGACTCAGATAAGCGAGTCGAAGATGTTGAGGATATAGTTGAAGTTCCTCCTACGAATTCAAAAAAAAGAGTTGCTGAAAATTCAA GTGGAAGCAAAGACAAACAAGCAAGGTTGAGTCTTGTTGATGTGGAAGATAATCATCTTGATGCTGAAAATTATGGAGTAATTCCAACTTTTGATAGTGGAAATTTTCCAACCATAGACACTATTGATGATGATAGTGATATAGAGTTGGATGATACTGATTATTTTTAA